A section of the Gammaproteobacteria bacterium genome encodes:
- the rsxD gene encoding electron transport complex subunit RsxD: MYLSVTPSPHRHGNTNTASIMRNVILATLPGILALVYFFGYGVLFQIAICVATAIASEAAILKLRNKNIRVHLSDNTALLTGLLIGIAIPPLAPWWIGIIGTSFAIIVAKQLYGGLGFNLFNPAMIGYVLLLISFPVAMTNWLVPLELSQFSLSIADYISAIATGYTTSGLTVNELRHGLDGVTMATPLDTLKTDLTLGLTSGESQSKAIFDNIAGVGWQWVNIAFALGGLVLLKMGIIRWHIPVAVLGSLAVCSLIGIVLDPDANGSPLFHLFSGATMLGAFFIATDPVTAATSNKGRILFGLMIGFLTYIIRTFGGFPDAFAFAVLLANMTVPVIDYYSKPTTYGRGSNNE, encoded by the coding sequence ATGTATTTATCAGTGACTCCGTCACCACACCGCCATGGCAATACGAACACTGCCAGCATCATGCGAAATGTTATTCTGGCGACCTTGCCAGGGATCTTAGCGCTGGTTTATTTTTTTGGTTACGGTGTGCTTTTTCAAATTGCCATTTGTGTTGCGACCGCTATCGCCAGTGAAGCCGCTATTTTAAAATTGCGAAATAAAAATATTCGGGTCCACCTGAGTGACAATACCGCGCTGCTAACAGGTTTGTTGATTGGCATTGCGATCCCGCCGCTAGCCCCTTGGTGGATTGGTATCATCGGCACTAGCTTTGCGATCATTGTCGCCAAACAATTATACGGTGGCCTTGGTTTTAACCTCTTTAACCCAGCAATGATTGGCTATGTCTTGTTACTTATTTCATTTCCTGTTGCGATGACCAATTGGCTGGTACCACTTGAACTGAGTCAGTTTAGCCTGAGTATTGCTGACTACATTTCAGCCATCGCGACCGGTTACACCACCTCAGGGCTGACCGTAAACGAATTAAGGCATGGCCTTGACGGCGTAACAATGGCGACCCCACTTGATACCCTAAAAACAGATTTAACTTTAGGGCTAACCAGTGGCGAAAGTCAGTCTAAAGCTATTTTTGACAATATTGCCGGAGTCGGTTGGCAATGGGTAAACATTGCGTTTGCGCTTGGTGGCCTAGTGTTACTAAAAATGGGGATTATTCGCTGGCATATTCCGGTTGCGGTTTTAGGCTCATTAGCGGTTTGCTCATTAATTGGTATCGTACTTGATCCTGACGCCAATGGTTCGCCACTGTTTCATCTTTTTAGCGGCGCGACCATGCTTGGGGCATTCTTTATTGCAACCGATCCGGTAACAGCGGCGACCAGCAATAAAGGCCGGATCTTGTTTGGCCTGATGATCGGTTTTTTAACCTATATCATCCGAACGTTTGGTGGCTTCCCTGATGCTTTTGCTTTTGCCGTATTACTTGCCAATATGACGGTGCCAGTAATTGACTACTATTCAAAACCAACCACTTATGGCCGAGGCAGTAACAATGAATAA
- the nth gene encoding endonuclease III, translated as MNKVKRQKILEILRDDNPHPETELNFSSPFELLVAVTLSAQATDVSVNKATDKLFPVANTPQAIVDLGVAGLSDYIKTIGLYNSKAKNVHKACQMLVDLHNSEVPQNREALEALPGVGRKTANVVLNTAFGWPTIAVDTHIFRVSNRTKLAMGKNVDLVEQKLLKVIPKEFMVDVHHWLILLGRYTCIARKPRCGSCLIEDLCEFKDKTE; from the coding sequence ATGAATAAAGTAAAACGTCAGAAAATTTTAGAAATTTTACGCGATGATAACCCGCACCCAGAAACCGAACTAAATTTTAGCTCGCCCTTTGAATTACTAGTAGCAGTAACACTCTCAGCCCAAGCGACGGATGTTAGTGTCAATAAAGCGACCGATAAGTTATTTCCGGTCGCCAATACCCCCCAAGCCATTGTCGATTTAGGGGTTGCTGGCCTATCTGATTACATAAAAACTATTGGTTTGTATAACTCAAAGGCTAAAAATGTCCATAAAGCCTGTCAAATGTTAGTCGACTTACACAATAGTGAAGTACCACAGAATCGTGAAGCGCTTGAAGCATTGCCCGGTGTCGGACGTAAAACCGCCAATGTCGTGCTTAACACCGCCTTTGGTTGGCCAACCATTGCGGTTGATACCCACATATTTCGCGTGTCGAATCGCACCAAGTTAGCTATGGGTAAAAATGTCGACCTAGTTGAACAGAAATTACTTAAAGTGATCCCCAAAGAGTTTATGGTCGATGTTCACCATTGGCTTATTTTACTCGGTCGCTATACCTGTATCGCGCGTAAACCCCGCTGTGGTTCGTGCCTTATTGAAGATCTGTGTGAGTTTAAAGACAAAACCGAATAA
- the rsxC gene encoding electron transport complex subunit RsxC, translated as MKTILNLVDDGQLWQFHGGIKPPTRKKLTHKVSISELPLPQQLFLSLSQHIGQAAIPVVAAGDYVTKGQLLAKQDGFISAAIIAPTSGTISDIRLHNNTHASGIQASTIILTPDKLEQWREQQPLTLNDDKSVLLERIQLSGITGLGGASFPTAVKLAATAAIDFLIINGAECEPYITADDLLMQERSDSIVAGIEIMHKLLSPQRVIIAIEDNKPLAIAALKQAVKKVADRLTIIVRSIATIYPAGGEKQLIEMLTSKQVPSGKIPADIGIVMQNVATSYAVAQAVLADIPLLSRIVTVTGDLVNKPGNYEVLIGTPIETLLKHAEFKAQPQQKIIIGGPMMGFALHHIDAPVVKSTNCVIAASKHELPEPPPEQNCIRCGDCEQVCPANLLPQQLQWYAKDQDQAKLLDHDLFDCIECGACAFVCPSAIPLVQYYRVAKAEIRQTNEDKRQADRAKERFEQRNLRLERDKEERAQRSKKAAEARQQAMAKTSAGDAVAAALARVKAKKAAAQQTDAPSDSGKDRVAQAIARAKAKKAQQPGQQAVPTSDSPAPVTATNHSDAAPSTGNAQKDRVAAAIARAKAKKSQAQPEQSELASSGAAEEDPKKARVAAAIARAKAKKAAAQADTQPVETIEADLSVKSTNELESNVEPILEPSAEPAIDPQKARVAAAIARAKAKRAAAQADTQPVETAEADLSVTTSELESSVEPAVDPQKARVAAAIARAKAKRAAAQTEQQPKTLAPDLPAEPIGTTEQASAQNPAASDDKKARIAAVIAKAKAKKLAQQTDHNNNLDQT; from the coding sequence TTGAAAACAATCCTTAACCTAGTCGATGACGGACAATTGTGGCAGTTCCATGGCGGTATAAAACCACCAACACGCAAAAAATTAACGCACAAAGTCAGCATTAGTGAATTGCCGCTGCCCCAGCAATTATTTTTATCTTTGTCACAACATATTGGCCAAGCAGCTATCCCAGTGGTGGCTGCAGGTGACTATGTCACAAAAGGACAATTGCTGGCGAAGCAAGACGGCTTTATTTCGGCGGCCATTATCGCGCCAACCTCTGGTACCATCAGCGACATCAGGTTGCACAATAATACCCACGCGTCGGGCATTCAAGCCTCAACCATTATTTTAACCCCTGATAAGCTCGAGCAATGGCGTGAGCAACAGCCGCTAACATTGAACGACGACAAGTCGGTATTACTGGAAAGAATACAACTGTCAGGCATTACCGGCTTGGGCGGTGCTAGTTTCCCGACCGCGGTAAAACTAGCAGCCACAGCCGCGATTGATTTTTTAATTATCAATGGCGCCGAATGTGAGCCCTATATCACCGCTGATGATTTATTGATGCAAGAGCGTAGCGATAGCATCGTCGCTGGCATCGAAATAATGCACAAACTATTGTCGCCACAACGGGTCATTATTGCGATTGAAGATAATAAGCCACTGGCAATAGCCGCGCTTAAGCAAGCCGTTAAAAAGGTAGCAGACCGACTCACGATTATTGTTCGCTCAATTGCGACTATTTACCCGGCCGGTGGTGAAAAGCAGCTGATTGAAATGCTCACCAGCAAACAGGTGCCTAGCGGTAAAATTCCCGCCGATATCGGCATTGTGATGCAAAATGTTGCCACAAGTTACGCGGTAGCCCAAGCCGTGTTAGCAGATATTCCCTTACTATCACGAATAGTTACCGTCACGGGTGATTTAGTCAATAAGCCGGGCAATTACGAAGTTCTTATTGGTACGCCGATTGAAACTTTGTTAAAACACGCTGAGTTTAAAGCCCAGCCTCAGCAAAAAATAATTATTGGCGGCCCAATGATGGGCTTTGCTTTGCACCATATTGATGCTCCGGTGGTTAAATCAACCAATTGCGTCATTGCCGCAAGTAAACATGAACTGCCAGAGCCGCCACCGGAGCAAAACTGTATTCGCTGTGGCGATTGCGAGCAGGTTTGTCCGGCTAATTTGTTACCGCAGCAATTACAGTGGTATGCCAAAGATCAAGATCAAGCCAAATTACTCGATCATGACCTGTTCGACTGTATTGAATGTGGTGCCTGTGCCTTTGTCTGCCCTAGTGCTATTCCTTTGGTCCAGTATTATCGCGTTGCCAAGGCTGAAATACGTCAAACTAACGAAGATAAACGTCAAGCAGACCGCGCTAAAGAGCGTTTTGAGCAACGTAACCTACGATTAGAACGCGACAAAGAAGAACGAGCGCAGCGCAGCAAAAAAGCAGCGGAAGCACGGCAGCAAGCAATGGCTAAAACCTCTGCAGGCGATGCTGTTGCCGCCGCGTTAGCCCGAGTGAAAGCCAAAAAGGCTGCAGCGCAGCAAACCGACGCCCCGAGCGATAGTGGCAAAGACCGGGTTGCCCAAGCCATTGCGCGTGCAAAGGCTAAAAAAGCGCAACAGCCAGGTCAGCAAGCCGTGCCAACTAGCGACAGCCCTGCACCCGTAACAGCTACAAACCATTCAGATGCAGCGCCATCAACTGGCAATGCTCAAAAAGATCGAGTAGCAGCGGCCATTGCCCGCGCTAAAGCAAAAAAATCTCAAGCCCAGCCTGAGCAATCAGAGTTAGCCAGTAGCGGCGCAGCAGAAGAAGATCCTAAAAAGGCTCGCGTCGCTGCGGCAATAGCGCGTGCTAAAGCAAAGAAAGCTGCTGCGCAAGCCGATACACAGCCAGTAGAAACAATTGAAGCTGACTTATCAGTCAAATCAACAAACGAACTTGAGTCAAATGTTGAGCCGATACTCGAGCCAAGTGCTGAGCCAGCAATAGATCCACAAAAAGCTCGTGTCGCCGCAGCAATAGCACGTGCTAAAGCAAAAAGAGCCGCCGCGCAGGCTGATACACAACCAGTAGAAACAGCTGAAGCTGACTTGTCTGTTACAACAAGCGAACTTGAATCAAGTGTTGAGCCAGCGGTAGATCCACAAAAGGCCCGAGTCGCCGCAGCAATAGCACGTGCTAAAGCAAAAAGAGCCGCCGCTCAAACAGAGCAGCAGCCGAAAACCCTAGCACCTGATTTACCTGCTGAGCCTATAGGTACAACGGAGCAAGCTAGTGCGCAGAATCCAGCGGCCAGCGACGACAAAAAAGCACGGATAGCTGCAGTCATTGCAAAAGCTAAAGCAAAGAAACTCGCTCAGCAAACTGACCACAACAATAACCTCGACCAGACTTAA
- the rsxA gene encoding electron transport complex subunit RsxA translates to MVEYLLLLISTVLVNNFVLVKFLGLCPFMGVSSKLESAIGMSMATTFVMTVASLCSYLVNEYLLAPFGLEYLRTLSFILVIAVVVQFTEMVVRKTSPTLYRMLGIFLPLITTNCAVLGVALLNVNEQHNFVDSIVYGFGAALGFSLVLIMFSAMRERIAAADVPLPFRGASIAMITAGLMSLAFAGFTGLVK, encoded by the coding sequence ATGGTCGAGTATCTTTTACTGTTAATTAGCACGGTGCTGGTTAATAACTTTGTCTTAGTCAAATTCCTTGGCTTGTGCCCTTTCATGGGGGTTTCAAGTAAGTTGGAATCGGCCATTGGCATGTCTATGGCAACCACATTTGTGATGACCGTTGCGTCATTATGCAGCTATCTCGTTAACGAATACCTGCTGGCACCGTTTGGGCTTGAATATTTACGGACCTTGAGTTTCATTTTGGTCATTGCGGTTGTCGTGCAATTTACTGAAATGGTCGTTAGAAAAACCAGTCCAACGCTTTATCGCATGCTCGGGATCTTTCTACCGCTTATCACCACTAATTGCGCAGTGCTCGGCGTAGCCTTACTCAATGTTAATGAACAACATAACTTTGTCGATTCGATTGTTTATGGCTTTGGCGCGGCACTCGGGTTCTCGTTAGTGCTCATCATGTTCTCTGCGATGCGTGAACGCATAGCAGCAGCTGATGTGCCACTGCCTTTTAGGGGCGCGTCTATTGCAATGATCACGGCCGGATTAATGTCGCTTGCCTTTGCAGGTTTCACCGGGTTGGTGAAGTAA
- the rsxB gene encoding electron transport complex subunit RsxB — protein sequence MEFLLIAIVVLTVLALIFGALLGFASIKFKVKEDPVAQKIDLILPQTQCGQCGHPGCRPYAEAVANGEAIDKCAPGGQATIVQIADLMGVPVPEKNSDEAAPVKTVAFIIEDDCIGCTKCIQACPVDAILGTTKQMHTVIADECTGCDLCVEPCPVDCIEMRPVATTPKNWNWQLNAIPVKQLES from the coding sequence ATGGAATTTTTATTAATTGCCATTGTGGTTTTAACTGTCTTAGCGCTAATTTTTGGTGCCCTACTTGGTTTTGCTTCCATAAAATTTAAAGTAAAAGAAGATCCTGTTGCTCAAAAAATTGACCTTATTTTACCGCAAACTCAATGTGGACAATGTGGTCACCCCGGCTGTCGACCTTATGCCGAAGCCGTTGCAAACGGTGAAGCTATTGATAAATGTGCACCCGGTGGTCAGGCGACCATAGTGCAAATAGCCGATTTAATGGGGGTGCCAGTTCCTGAAAAAAATAGTGATGAAGCGGCCCCAGTAAAAACCGTGGCCTTTATCATTGAAGATGACTGTATTGGCTGCACTAAATGTATCCAAGCCTGTCCGGTTGATGCCATTTTAGGCACCACCAAGCAAATGCACACGGTAATAGCCGATGAATGTACAGGCTGCGATCTGTGTGTTGAGCCCTGCCCGGTTGACTGCATTGAAATGCGCCCAGTCGCTACTACCCCGAAAAATTGGAACTGGCAATTAAATGCTATCCCCGTAAAGCAGTTGGAGTCTTGA
- the rsxG gene encoding electron transport complex subunit RsxG — protein sequence MNKIISKNGLILAGFALAVTSVVAITELLTKDEIARQEQKQLLKVLDQVIEPTSYNNQLFMACVPTQSQQFLGSEKIQRAFLAFKDQKPIAAAIETIAPNGYSGNIYLVVGITFDGMVTGVRTLAHQETPGLGDKIERAKSDWITSFNQLKITSHKDPLWQVKKDGGQFDQFTGATITPRAIVAAVKNSQIYFELNKQALFSSKQRCGELS from the coding sequence ATGAATAAAATAATCAGTAAAAATGGCCTGATTTTGGCTGGTTTTGCGCTGGCTGTAACCAGTGTTGTCGCTATTACCGAACTGCTAACCAAAGACGAAATAGCGCGCCAAGAGCAAAAACAATTATTAAAAGTGCTCGATCAAGTCATTGAGCCTACTAGCTACAACAATCAATTATTTATGGCGTGTGTGCCAACGCAATCTCAGCAGTTCCTTGGCAGTGAAAAAATACAACGGGCATTTTTAGCCTTTAAAGATCAAAAACCTATTGCCGCCGCCATAGAAACCATTGCGCCAAATGGCTACAGCGGCAATATCTATTTGGTGGTCGGCATCACATTCGATGGCATGGTGACAGGCGTTAGAACCTTAGCCCATCAAGAAACCCCAGGGCTGGGTGACAAGATTGAACGGGCAAAATCAGACTGGATTACCTCCTTTAATCAACTTAAAATAACCAGTCATAAAGATCCACTGTGGCAAGTAAAAAAAGATGGTGGCCAATTTGATCAGTTTACTGGTGCAACTATTACGCCTCGCGCGATTGTTGCTGCAGTAAAAAATAGCCAAATTTATTTTGAGTTAAACAAACAAGCGCTCTTTAGTAGCAAGCAACGTTGCGGAGAATTGTCATGA
- a CDS encoding electron transport complex subunit E, with product MNQYAELTWQGLWKNNPGLVQLLGLCPLLAVTSTLTNALGMAIATMAVLIGSNATVSLVRQWVPKEIRIPIFVMIIAGFVTCIQLLFNAYAHGLYQSLGIFLPLIVTNCVIIGRAEAFASKNSLLPSIFDGFIMGLGFTIVLVLLGAIREVLGQGTLFDGAQLLLGDWAVSLRIELLEIDQSFLFIMLPPGAFVAMGFIIALKNSLNSRVEAFVESPAVVEKPQRVRIK from the coding sequence ATGAACCAATATGCAGAATTAACTTGGCAGGGTTTATGGAAAAACAACCCGGGTTTGGTGCAATTGCTTGGGTTATGTCCATTGCTGGCAGTAACCTCGACCTTAACTAATGCACTAGGCATGGCCATTGCTACCATGGCGGTATTAATTGGCTCAAATGCCACGGTATCACTGGTTAGGCAATGGGTACCGAAAGAAATCCGGATCCCAATTTTTGTGATGATTATTGCCGGTTTTGTGACGTGTATTCAGTTACTTTTTAACGCTTACGCCCATGGGCTCTATCAGTCGCTTGGTATTTTCTTACCACTAATTGTCACCAACTGTGTGATCATCGGTCGCGCAGAAGCTTTTGCCTCAAAAAATTCATTGTTACCTTCTATTTTCGATGGTTTCATCATGGGGCTAGGTTTTACCATCGTGCTGGTATTATTGGGCGCAATCCGTGAAGTATTAGGTCAAGGCACCTTGTTTGATGGCGCACAGCTACTGCTTGGCGATTGGGCTGTGTCACTGCGGATTGAGTTGCTGGAAATTGACCAATCATTTTTATTTATTATGCTGCCACCGGGCGCGTTTGTCGCAATGGGCTTTATTATTGCGCTAAAAAACTCACTCAATTCACGGGTTGAGGCTTTCGTTGAATCACCTGCTGTGGTCGAAAAGCCACAACGCGTTAGAATTAAGTGA